From a single Silene latifolia isolate original U9 population chromosome 6, ASM4854445v1, whole genome shotgun sequence genomic region:
- the LOC141588408 gene encoding uncharacterized protein LOC141588408 has translation MVAEFDPVIQKHVSRITNSDANCHYLGHNIQNELISLLGHTIKSDIIKKIKQAKYFSLILDCTPDISHKEQMSIISRYVDTCLDEFQVEESFLGFFNVNDTSGLGLFNALQDELKCLDLDIDNIRGQGYDNGSNIKGKHQGVQKRLLDINPRAFYTPSGCHSLNLTLCDIASSCGQGKYFFAIIQRVYTIFAHSTKRWNILKDNVSGLTPKPLSATRWESRIDSVKAIRFQLVEFQEALLEIANVDNDGIIRSQAKSLALNELGSFEFLVSIIIWYEILYFVNEVSKNLQSKNMLIDVVILQINALISTFEKYRDTGFSKAMETAKDIAKDMDIDPSFPKRRERRRKKQFDEGPDDSSCVSEEESFRVNYFLYLIGQAISSLKTRFEQYEEFESIFGFMFFTTKLNSIDDLMLESCCVNLENVLKNNADSDIDGNALYLI, from the coding sequence ATGGTGGCCGAGTTTGATCCAGTGATTCAAAAACATGTTAGTCGCATAACAAATAGCGATGCTAATTGCCATTATCTTGGTCACAATATCCAAAATGAGTTGATAAGCTTGCTCGGTCATACCATTAAATCTGATATCATCAAGAAAATTAAGCAAGCAAAGTACTTTTCTTTGATACTTGATTGTACGCCTGATATTAGCCACAAAGAGCAGATGTCTATAATATCACGGTATGTGGATACTTGTTTAGATGAGTTTCAAGTAGAAGAGtcatttttgggattttttaATGTGAATGATACTAGTGGTTTAGGACTTTTTAATGCTTTACAAGATGAGTTAAAATGTCTTGATCTTGATATAGATAACATAAGAGGTCAAGGTTATGATAATGGGTCTAATATTAAAGGAAAACATCAAGGAGTGCAAAAAAGATTGTTGGACATAAATCCTAGAGCCTTTTATACACCTAGTGGTTGTCATAGTTTAAACCTCACATTATGTGACATAGCTAGTTCATGTGGTCAAGGTAAATATTTTTTTGCAATCATACAACGTGTATACACTATATTTGCCCATTCAACAAAGAGGTGGAATATTTTGAAAGATAATGTATCAGGTTTAACTCCTAAACCGTTATCAGCTACACGTTGGGAAAGTCGTATTGATAGTGTAAAAGCTATAAGATTTCAACTTGTGGAATTTCAAGAAGCTTTGCTTGAAATTGCCAATGTCGATAATGATGGTATTATTAGAAGCCAAGCTAAATCCTTAGCATTGAATGAACTTGGTAGTTTTGAGTTCCTCGTGTCAATCATCATTTGGTATGAAATATTGTACTTTGTTAATGAAGTTAGTAAAAATCTACAATCGAAAAATATGCTTATTGATGTGGTTATTTTACAAATCAATGCTTTAATTTCAACTTTTGAAAAGTATAGAGATACCGGTTTCTCTAAAGCTATGGAAACCGCTAAAGATATAGCTAAAGACATGGACATTGATCCTTCTTTTCCTAAAAGACGAGAAAGACGAAGAAAAAAACAGTTTGATGAGGGTCCTGATGATTCATCATGTGTATCTGAAGAGGAATCATTTAGAGTTAATTATTTTTTATACCTTATTGGTCAAGCAATATCTTCACTTAAAACAAGGTTCGAACAATACGAGGAATTTGAAAGTATATTTGGCTTTATGTTCTTTACTACTAAGTTGAATTCAATAGATGATTTAATGTTAGAGTCTTGTTGTGTTAATCTTGAGAATGTACTAAAAAACAATGCGGATTCTGATATCGATGGAAATGCATTGTACttgatttga